One Salvia splendens isolate huo1 chromosome 22, SspV2, whole genome shotgun sequence DNA segment encodes these proteins:
- the LOC121787520 gene encoding protein PLASTID TRANSCRIPTIONALLY ACTIVE 10-like, with the protein MQSFQLQTLSSFTTFLPIPPKPFLKPHKSIKLKPHLLRSYSSDEYPVGDDDAFLASFGPKEKESEEEARRRNWVERGWAPWEEILTPEADFARKSLNEGEEVPLQSPEAIEAFKMLTPKYRKQKAAEMGLTEDEFFAKQFEIKGEIPEPLEPLWSGPLVLGLVPPRDWPPRGWEVDKKELEFIRGAHKIFSALRVDPEKVEERLEKGTEMEDMCLERYNMFLKQYNEWVEANEDRLEEESYEVDQDYYPGRRKRGKDYNEEMYELPFYYPGLICSGKVTAVHLYQGAFVDIGGVHDGWVPIKRNDWYWIRHHIKVGMLVLVEITAKRDPYRFRFPIEMRFVHPNIDHLIFNKFDFPPIFHRDDENPDELRRDCGRPPIPRKDPGIKWEEEPLLSNHPYVDKLWQIHNAEQMILDDVDANPNKYKGKRLSELTDEEEIDEENCAEYGKAKYKNTTVPRMTLKVSVKELDLEAAQAERQLHNKLRKEAEERGETYKITKLRRNEEMDEYDLIHWRRSFEERETLLRDISCRRALGLPLEEPGRYVDPSFFGKDQYDPDSALYRYDYWGEPKNSEKSKQERMTDTHNKSIVGKGTVWYEMSYEDAVKQQQQREKLGLKPEECEAEESDRDPGEEDDDDSDEEDFDYSILSSTSAGTASNQPHVNGTESPRLSDEGMFED; encoded by the exons ATGCAATCTTTCCAACTCCAAACCCTCTCTTCCTTCACCACCTTCCTTCCAATCCCACCAAAACCCTTCCTTAAACCCCACAAATCCATCAAATTGAAGCCCCATCTCCTCCGCTCCTACTCCTCCGACGAGTATCCCGTTGGCGACGACGACGCATTCCTCGCCTCCTTCGGCCCAAAGGAGAAGGAGTCCGAAGAGGAAGCTCGGAGAAGGAACTGGGTCGAGAGGGGCTGGGCTCCCTGGGAAGAAATCCTCACCCCCGAAGCCGATTTCGCTCGCAAATCCCTCAATGAAGGCGAGGAGGTGCCTCTTCAGTCCCCTGAAGCCATCGAGGCTTTCAAAATGCTCACTCCCAAGTACAGGAAGCAGAAGGCTGCTGAAATGGGCCTCACGGAGGATGAGTTTTTCGCAAAGCAGTTTGAGATTAAGGGTGAGATTCCCGAGCCACTCGAGCCGTTGTGGAGTGGGCCGCTGGTGCTGGGACTGGTTCCTCCCAGGGACTGGCCTCCTAGGGGGTGGGAGGTCGACAAGAAGGAGTTGGAATTTATTCGAGGTGCACATAAGATCTTTTCGGCTTTGAGAGTGGATCCGGAGAAGGTGGAGGAGCGGTTGGAGAAAGGGACGGAGATGGAGGATATGTGTTTGGAGAGGTATAATATGTTCCTGAAGCAGTACAATGAGTGGGTGGAGGCGAACGAGGATCGGTTGGAGGAGGAATCCTATGAG GTTGATCAAGATTATTATCCTGGCAGAAGGAAAAGGGGAAAGGATTACAATGAGGAAATG TATGAACTTCCGTTCTATTACCCTGGACTG ATATGTTCAGGTAAAGTAACTGCAGTACATCTTTATCAAGGAGCATTTGTTGACATTGGAGGTGTTCACGACGG GTGGGTTCCTATAAAGCGTAATGATTGGTACTGGATCCGACATCACATTAAAGTTGGGATGCTCGTCCTTGTTGAGATTACA GCTAAACGAGATCCCTATCGCTTTCGATTTCCTATAGAGATGCGGTTTGTCCATCCGAATATAGATCACCTAAT TTTCAATAAATTTGACTTTCCCCCTATATTTCACCGAGACGATGAGAATCCAGATGAACTACGT CGTGATTGTGGAAGACCTCCAATTCCTAGAAAAGATCCTGGAATTAAGTGGGAAGAGGAACCTTTATTATCAAACCACCCATACGTCGATAAG CTATGGCAGATACATAACGCTGAACAAATGATATTGGATGATGTGGATGCAAATCCTAATAAATATAAAGGCAAACGCTTATCAGAATTGACCGACGAAGAAGAAATTGATGAAGAAAACTGCGCAGAGTACGGAAAAGCTAAATACAAGAACACTACAGTTCCCAGAATGACTTTG AAAGTAAGTGTAAAGGAACTTGATTTGGAAGCTGCACAAGCTGAGCGTCAG CTGCATAACAAACTAAGGAAAGAAGCCGAAGAACGTGGGGAGACGTATAAGATTACTAAGCTGAGGCGCAACGAGGAAATGGATGAATACGACCTTATCCATTGGCGAAGATCATTCGAAGAAAGAGAAACTCTTCTCCGAGATATAAGCTG CCGTCGAGCTCTGGGGCTTCCGTTGGAAGAGCCAGGCAGGTACGTTGACCCGAGTTTCTTCGGAAAAGACCAATACGACCCTGATAGCGCGTTGTATCGTTATGACTACTGGGGGGAGCCAAAGAACTCTGAGAAGAGCAAGCAAGAGCGCATGACGGATACTCACAACAAATCCATCGTTGGCAAAGGAACGGTTTGGTATGAAATGTCGTATGAGGATGCTGTCAAGCAGCAACAGCAGAGGGAGAAACTCGGGCTCAAGCCCGAGgagtgtgaagcagaagagTCGGACAGGGACCCCGGAGAGGAAGATGATGACGACAGCGATGAGGAGGACTTTGATTACAGCATTCTGAGTTCTACGAGTGCCGGGACTGCGTCTAACCAGCCTCATGTCAATGGCACTGAGTCTCCGAGACTGTCGGATGAAGGAATGTTTGAGGATTAG
- the LOC121787576 gene encoding glyceraldehyde-3-phosphate dehydrogenase, cytosolic has protein sequence MAKIKIGINGFGRIGRLVARVALQRDDVELVAVNDPFITVDYMTYMFKYDSVHGQWKHHELKVKDEKTLLFGEKPVTVFGFRNPEEIPWASTGAEYIVESTGVFTDKDKAAAHLKGGAKKVVISAPSKDAPMFVVGVNEKSYTPDLDIVSNASCTTNCLAPLAKVINDRFGIVEGLMTTVHSITATQKTVDGPSAKDWRGGRAASFNIIPSSTGAAKAVGKVLPALNGKLTGMAFRVPTVDVSVVDLTVRLEKEATYDEIKAALKEESEGNLKGILGYTEDDVVSTDFVGDNRSSIFDAKAGIALSKNFVKLVSWYDNEWGYSTRVVDLIKHIHSTQ, from the exons ATgg CGAAGATTAAGATCGGAATCAATG GTTTCGGCAGAATCGGCCGTCTGGTTGCCAGGGTTGCTCTTCAAAGAGACGATGTTGAGCTTGTTGCTGTCAACGATCCGTTCATCACCGTTGACTACATG ACCTATATGTTTAAGTATGACAGTGTGCACGGCCAATGGAAGCACCACGAGCTCAAGGTTAAGGATGAGAAAACCCTTCTCTTTGGTGAGAAGCCCGTCACTGTTTTCGGCTTCAG AAATCCTGaggagatcccatgggcttcAACTGGGGCTGAGTACATTGTGGAGTCAACTGGTGTTTTTACTGACAAGGATAAGGCTGCAGCCCATCTGAAG GGAGGTGCAAAGAAGGTTGTTATTTCTGCTCCGAGCAAGGATGCACCTATGTTTGTGGTCGGTGTCAATGAGAAGTCATACACACCTGATCTAGACATTGTTTCTAATGCTAGCTGCACCACAAACTGCCTTGCCCCATTGGCAAAG GTTATTAATGATAGGTTTGGTATTGTTGAAGGTCTTATGACAACAGTCCACTCCATCACTG CTACCCAAAAGACTGTTGACGGACCATCTGCCAAGGACTGGAGGGGTGGAAGAGCTGCATCATTCAATATTATCCCAAGTAGCACTGGAGCAGCTAAG GCTGTTGGCAAAGTTCTTCCTGCTTTGAACGGAAAATTGACTGGAATGGCCTTCCGTGTCCCAACAGTTGATGTTTCTGTGGTTGATCTCACAGTGAGGTTAGAGAAGGAAGCTACTTATGATGAAATCAAAGCAGCACTCAA GGAGGAGTCTGAAGGAAATCTGAAGGGAATTCTAGGCTACACCGAAGATGATGTGGTTTCTACTGATTTTGTCGGCGACAATAG GTCAAGCATTTTCGATGCCAAGGCTGGAATTGCTTTGAGCAAGAACTTTGTCAAGCTCGTTTCGTGGTATGACAACGAATGGGGTTACAG CACCCGTGTGGTTGATCTGATCAAGCATATTCACTCCACCCAGTAA
- the LOC121787809 gene encoding malate synthase, glyoxysomal-like, whose protein sequence is MVGFENLVEVPPMRKNPVGYDVPEGVDIRGRYDAEFATILTRDALQFVASLQRQFATHIKYAMDCRNEAKLRYNRGALPAFDPATKPLRDADWLCAPPPPAIADRRVEITGPVERKMVINALNSGAKVFMADFEDALAPNWENLMRGHINLRDAVRGTISYHDKARNRVYKLNEQTAKLFVRPRGWHLPEAHVLIDGHPAAGCLVDFGLYFFHNWSAFRRNQGQGFGPFFYLPKMEHSTEARIWNNVFTAAEKMAGIENGSIRATVLIETLPAVFQMDEILYELRDHSVGLNCGRWDYIFSYVKTFQAHPDRLLPDRVLVGMAQHFMRSYSDLLIRTCHRRGVHAMGGMAAQIPIRDDPRANEAALELVRKDKLREVLAGHDGTWAAHPGLIPAIAEVFDAHMGGGPNQIQSAKREDAAGVQAEDLLQTPRGVRSMEGLRLNTRVGIQYVAAWLTGSGSVPLYNLMEDAATAEISRVQNWQWLKYGVELDGDGLGVRVTPELFGRVVEEEMERIEREVGKERFSKGMYREACKMFARQCTAPSLDDFLTLDAYNHIVLHHPLASSRL, encoded by the exons ATGGTTGGTTTTGAAAATCTGGTTGAAGTCCCTCCAATGAGGAAAAACCCTGTGGGATACGACGTGCCCGAGGGAGTCGACATCAGGGGACGATACGACGCCGAATTCGCCACCATTCTCACCAGAGACGCTCTCCAATTCGTCGCCTCTCTGCAGCGCCAATTCGCCACCCACATCAAGTACGCTATGGACTGCCGAAACGAGGCCAAGCTCCGCTACAACCGCGGCGCGCTCCCCGCCTTCGACCCCGCCACCAAGCCCCTCCGCGACGCCGACTGGCTCTGCGCCCCTCCGCCCCCCGCCATCGCCGACCGCCGCGTCGAGATCACCGGCCCCGTCGAGAGGAAGATGGTCATCAACGCGCTCAACTCCGGCGCCAAAGTTTTCATG GCTGATTTTGAGGATGCGTTGGCGCCGAATTGGGAGAATCTGATGCGAGGGCACATCAATTTGAGAGATGCGGTGAGGGGCACGATTAGCTACCATGATAAAGCGAGAAACAGAGTGTATAAGCTGAATGAGCAGACGGCGAAGCTCTTTGTTCGGCCTAGAGGCTGGCATCTGCCTGAGGCTCACGTCTTGATCGACGGCCACCCTGCCGCCGGCTGCTTGGTCGACTTCGGCCTCTACTTTTTTCATAACTGGTCCGCCTTCCGCCGCAATCAAGGCCAGGGATTTGGCCCCTTCTTCTACCTCCCCAAAATGGAGCATTCTAC GGAGGCTAGGATATGGAACAATGTGTTCACGGCGGCGGAGAAAATGGCGGGAATAGAAAACGGGAGCATTAGAGCGACAGTGCTGATCGAGACTCTGCCGGCGGTGTTCCAGATGGACGAGATTTTGTACGAGCTTCGGGACCACTCGGTGGGGCTCAACTGCGGCCGGTGGGACTACATCTTCAGCTACGTCAAGACCTTCCAGGCCCACCCGGACCGCCTCCTCCCCGACCGCGTCCTCGTTGGCATGGCCCAGCACTTCATGCGGAGCTACTCCGACCTCCTGATCCGCACGTGCCACCGCCGCGGCGTCCACGCCATGGGCGGCATGGCCGCCCAGATCCCCATCCGGGACGACCCCAGGGCTAACGAGGCGGCCCTGGAGCTcgtccgcaaggacaagctcaggGAAGTCCTGGCCGGCCATGACGGGACGTGGGCGGCCCACCCCGGCCTGATCCCCGCGATCGCAGAGGTGTTTGACGCCCACATGGGCGGTGGGCCCAACCAGATCCAGTCTGCGAAGCGGGAGGACGCGGCCGGGGTGCAGGCGGAGGACCTGCTGCAGACGCCTCGCGGGGTCCGCAGCATGGAGGGCCTCCGCCTGAACACGAGGGTGGGGATCCAGTACGTGGCGGCGTGGCTGACCGGGAGCGGGTCGGTGCCGCTGTACAACCTGATGGAGGACGCGGCGACGGCGGAGATAAGCCGGGTGCAGAACTGGCAGTGGCTCAAGTACGGAGTGGAGCTGGACGGGGACGGGCTCGGGGTGAGGGTGACGCCGGAGCTGTTTGGGagggtggtggaggaggagatggagagGATTGAGAGGGAGGTTGGGAAGGAGAGATTTAGCAAAGGGATGTATAGAGAGGCGTGTAAGATGTTTGCGAGGCAGTGCACGGCGCCGAGTTTGGATGATTTTCTGACGCTTGATGCCTACAACCACATCGTTCTTCATCATCCACTTGCTTCTTCGAGGCTTTGA